The nucleotide sequence TTTGTATGGGCCGTGGCATCAACGATGAAGGTTGGGCGGTATTTGACTATAACCGAGCGCAGTGCACCGATATCCCCGAGATCTAAGTCTTTACGTGCAGGTGCAGCGATCTCGTCTAGCGGAAGCAGGGTACTTTGTGATTTTGAGCCAATCTGGCTAGTTTTCCCCAACAGCGGAATTCTCACTATCCGTACTGCCTGTTAATCCAATTGCGATAAGCGCCGCTTTGTACGTCCGTTACCCATTCGGGGTTGTCCAAATACCATTGGACCGTTTTGCGAATGCCGGTTTCGAATGTTTCAACGGCGCGCCACCCAAGTTCACGCTGGATCTTTCCTGAATCGATTGCATATCGGCGATCATGCCCTGGTCGATCCTTCACGAAGGTTGTTAGCTCATTGTAGCTTGCAAGCCGAGAGTCCGTCTCCGGGCCCCTGAAAGGTCGCAGTCCAACAGGTATCGTCTCATCGAGTACTCTGCAGATGGTTTTTACAACCTCGATATTCTGCATTTCAACGCTGCCCCCAATGTTATAGGTCTCTCCGACTTTGCCGTTCAGCAGCACCGTCGAGATAGCAGTGCAGTGATCTTCGACGTAGAGCCAATCACGCACATGCAGCCCATCTCCATAAATCGGAAGAGGTTTACCAGCGAGGGCATTGTGAATGATCAGGGGGATAAGCTTTTCGGGAAATTGCCTAGGGCCGTAATTATTTGAGCAGTTTGTCGTGATCACTGGCAACCCATAGGTGTGCTGCCATGCACGGACCATATGATCAGATGACGCCTTGGACGCGGCGTAAGGGCTATTAGGTTGAAATTGGGAGGATTCGCAGAATGCATTCATGTCTTCTAGTAGCGATCCATAGACCTCATCGGTCGACACATGCAGAAAGCGAAAATCGCGTCGCATATCATCTTCGAGATCTGACCAGTAAGCCCGCACCGACTCCAACAGCCGAAAGGTCCCGACAATATTAGTCATAACAAACGGTTCGGGCCCGTGGATAGACCTGTCGACATGCGACTCTGCAGCGAAATTTAACACAGCGACAGGCTTGTGATGGTTCAGGATGGATCCGACAAGTGAGCTGTTACCAATATCGCCAGAAACGAAAGAGTACCTGGTCGCGTCGGAGAGCGACACGAGATTGCCGAGATTTCCTGCATAGGTTAGCTTGTCTAGATTGATGACTGATGCGCCTCCCGCTGAAAGCCAGGAATGGATAAAATTCGAACCAATAAATCCCGCGCCTCCCGTAACCAGGATTGGCCGTGGAGACAGCAAGCTTAAGCTGGAATGAGACACCTCATATCCTCTTCAGTAATACAGCGAGGAATAGTCCGACGTTATCGACAAGCGTTTGCCGGTATACGCCGGACTTATACAGGTACATCAGGCGGAGCGGCCATATTGCTTTTCGTGCCTTCGAAAATGCTTCAAGAGTCGCACTGTTTTCCCTCGAAAATATTTCTTCCGCAGAGCGAAAGGCTTCGAGATTGGTCGTATTCCACCTCGTTATCCGCCCGCTTAACATCATCCGTAGCCGGACGATGCGCGCGCGCAAGCCAGCATTTGCGCCAAGAATATTCCCGGAGTGCTGCCTGTATTTCAAGCTGGGAACGGGATCGTAGTGAGCTTTGCCGCCGGCGGCGGTTACAATTTGGTAGGTCCACCAATCATGAGACACAGCTGCTACAGAACCGCATCTAATCAACAAGCGCCGTGCGCATGAATTAAACACCATTGTGTTGCCACCGCCGATATTCTGCACAAGAGCATTTTGAAAACTAGGATCTCGCTCAAACAGCGGCGAATATCCAAGATGTGAACCGCTTTCATCTATTAGCTCGGTTCGGGAGAAATAAACCGCAGGAACATCAGGCGAGATCGATTTGAACCAATTAATCGCTCGTTCCAATTTGTCGTCATTCCAAATGTCATCCTGATCGCTGAATGCATAAAAATCGGCATCTATCCTTTCATCTAGCGCCAAAGACATAAAATTTCTGAAAAAACCCTGTCGAGGTCCTTCGCGTAAATCCACTGACCGCGACTGCGTTTCCGCAAACCGTTTGACAAGGTGTACGGTCGCATCAGACGATCCGTCGTCAGAAACATGTAGACTCCACTGGTTTAGAGTCTGGCGTGCATACGACGAGAGTTGTTCTTTCAGAA is from Afipia massiliensis and encodes:
- the rfbB gene encoding dTDP-glucose 4,6-dehydratase, with amino-acid sequence MSHSSLSLLSPRPILVTGGAGFIGSNFIHSWLSAGGASVINLDKLTYAGNLGNLVSLSDATRYSFVSGDIGNSSLVGSILNHHKPVAVLNFAAESHVDRSIHGPEPFVMTNIVGTFRLLESVRAYWSDLEDDMRRDFRFLHVSTDEVYGSLLEDMNAFCESSQFQPNSPYAASKASSDHMVRAWQHTYGLPVITTNCSNNYGPRQFPEKLIPLIIHNALAGKPLPIYGDGLHVRDWLYVEDHCTAISTVLLNGKVGETYNIGGSVEMQNIEVVKTICRVLDETIPVGLRPFRGPETDSRLASYNELTTFVKDRPGHDRRYAIDSGKIQRELGWRAVETFETGIRKTVQWYLDNPEWVTDVQSGAYRNWINRQYG
- a CDS encoding glycosyltransferase family 2 protein — protein: MSATVISSPDRLRVIFAKAKTPSIVLLQSANHPDNFLPPADNFDQVREGLGRMHRIAILLATKDGERFLKEQLSSYARQTLNQWSLHVSDDGSSDATVHLVKRFAETQSRSVDLREGPRQGFFRNFMSLALDERIDADFYAFSDQDDIWNDDKLERAINWFKSISPDVPAVYFSRTELIDESGSHLGYSPLFERDPSFQNALVQNIGGGNTMVFNSCARRLLIRCGSVAAVSHDWWTYQIVTAAGGKAHYDPVPSLKYRQHSGNILGANAGLRARIVRLRMMLSGRITRWNTTNLEAFRSAEEIFSRENSATLEAFSKARKAIWPLRLMYLYKSGVYRQTLVDNVGLFLAVLLKRI